From a single Intestinibaculum porci genomic region:
- a CDS encoding ribonuclease H1 domain-containing protein produces the protein MKYYAVKKGRKTGIFTTWDDCKAQVNGYKGAVYKSFSTRSEAQAYLQAATQTKAPEGLVAYVDGSFNAKTHVYGYGCVIMEQGQVIKKIYGKGTHPDYVGMRNVAGEIFGSEVAIEYAIANGYQHISVYYDYMGIEKWANGSWQANKPGTKAYAAKIKEYKNHITIHFCKVLAHSGNTYNDMADALAKKAVGIV, from the coding sequence ATGAAATATTATGCAGTAAAAAAAGGACGAAAAACCGGGATCTTTACCACCTGGGATGACTGTAAAGCGCAGGTAAATGGCTATAAAGGGGCGGTTTATAAATCATTTTCCACGCGTAGTGAAGCTCAGGCATATTTACAGGCAGCAACGCAGACAAAGGCGCCGGAAGGTTTAGTGGCTTATGTTGATGGCAGCTTTAATGCGAAAACGCATGTTTATGGGTATGGCTGTGTCATAATGGAACAGGGGCAGGTGATCAAAAAGATCTATGGCAAAGGGACGCATCCCGACTATGTCGGCATGCGGAATGTGGCAGGAGAGATTTTTGGCTCAGAAGTGGCTATTGAATATGCAATTGCCAATGGCTATCAGCATATTAGTGTTTACTATGATTATATGGGTATTGAAAAATGGGCTAATGGCTCATGGCAGGCTAATAAACCAGGGACTAAAGCTTACGCCGCTAAAATCAAGGAATATAAAAACCATATTACGATTCATTTCTGCAAAGTCTTAGCGCATTCCGGTAATACGTATAATGATATGGCTGATGCCTTGGCGAAGAAAGCTGTTGGGATTGTATGA
- a CDS encoding exonuclease domain-containing protein, translating to MSERITVFDIEVLNGDPASVCSIGIVELLDRQIVNTYYSLIRPKNLSFDVYRYNVHHIRIQDLKKAPSFKEVWQEIAVYFDHRVVVSHDVQGDMAALRAAMKRNKIAYPSLQMSCTNVLAHLLEPQLEKYSVTDLCQYYGIPMAQAHHALADAQACANILIKLLEKAHMPSLTVLHEAYHIAFGEMHANYYRNIISPEHAASVSPQKHALTNLSIAFTGNLLTSKEDLHRQLDQVKAYYNREVNSHTSYLVIGSLGYRKVRYGKENRKVLKAIALQKEGQDLQIIHEKEYLQLLKK from the coding sequence ATGAGCGAACGCATCACGGTCTTTGATATAGAAGTGCTCAACGGCGATCCCGCTTCTGTCTGCTCCATTGGGATTGTCGAATTATTAGACCGGCAAATTGTTAATACCTACTATTCCCTTATTCGTCCAAAGAATTTAAGCTTTGATGTCTATCGTTATAATGTGCATCATATTCGCATTCAGGATTTAAAAAAGGCGCCATCTTTTAAGGAAGTATGGCAGGAGATTGCCGTTTACTTCGATCATCGGGTTGTCGTTTCCCATGATGTTCAGGGCGATATGGCTGCTTTACGGGCAGCGATGAAACGTAATAAAATCGCTTATCCAAGCCTACAAATGAGCTGTACCAATGTGCTAGCCCATTTGCTGGAGCCGCAGTTAGAAAAATATAGTGTGACTGATTTATGCCAGTATTATGGCATTCCTATGGCTCAGGCTCATCATGCTTTAGCGGATGCACAGGCCTGTGCAAACATCCTTATCAAATTATTAGAAAAAGCGCATATGCCGAGTTTAACGGTCTTACATGAAGCCTATCATATTGCCTTCGGGGAAATGCATGCCAACTATTATCGCAATATCATTTCTCCGGAGCATGCGGCTTCGGTCTCGCCGCAAAAGCATGCCTTAACCAATCTCTCGATCGCTTTTACCGGCAATTTACTTACCAGTAAAGAAGATTTACATCGCCAGTTAGATCAGGTGAAAGCTTATTATAATCGGGAAGTCAATTCGCATACGTCTTACTTAGTGATTGGCAGCCTGGGTTATCGGAAGGTGCGCTATGGCAAAGAAAACCGTAAGGTGCTTAAAGCCATTGCGCTGCAAAAAGAAGGGCAGGACCTTCAGATTATTCATGAAAAAGAATATCTCCAGTTATTAAAAAAGTAG